DNA sequence from the Oscillatoria salina IIICB1 genome:
TATTAACTACACACCCTTTTGCCTTCAGCATTGGTGATACTAAAGACATCAAATTGGCGACCTTCAAATTCTCCAGTAATGGTGAGGCGATCGCCCCGAGCTACATAACGCGCGGTCGAATCGCCGCAAACATCCCAAGTATCGGTAATAATAGTGCGATCGCCCACTCGTAACTGAAAACCATCTTCCCAAACCCGCTCTACGACACCACTAAAGCTGCGGTTGCGAGCGTGGGCAGGATCGAGTCCGCCCAAAACCATAGTCATCAAACTCGCTGTGCTGAGAATCACGCCAGCTCCAAGTAGTAAGGTTTGTCGGTTGTTCAATTTCATAGTGGTTGCTTTCTCCTCAACTCAAGTTTGAATTACTTCTGTTACTTCTAACGATAAAAACCAATTATGACCAGAAAATGACAGCTTGAGCTTATGGGGTGGAAGGCAAAGCGATCGTCACGGTGGTTCCCTTTTCTAAACAGCTGCTAATCATCACTTCGCCAGCATGAGCCTGAACAATTTGCTCGACGATCGCCAATCCTAAACCAAAGCCTCCTGATGCTCTAGTACGCTTACTATCAACCCGATAAAAGCGTTCAAAGATATTAGGTAAGGCTTCAGGAGGAATACCGATGCCAGTGTCTGTCACTTGAATCACTACTTGAGCGGTGTCTTGCCGAACGTTCAAGGTAATTTCACCAGGAGCAGGGGTGTAGCGACAGGCATTAGCGAGTAGGTTGGCGATCGCGATTGCCAACAAATTCTCCTCGGCACGAATCGCGATCGCTTGGGCGGGTAGTTGACAATTGAGAATCAAACCACGGGCTTCTGCTTGGGATTGCCAATCAGCAGCTAACTGAACTAGCAAGGGCATAATATCTATTACTGGGAACTCATCTACTGCCAATGCGCCCTCATGACGCGCCAAAAACAATAAATGCCCCACCAACTCACTCATCTGTTTAGTGAGGGTAACAATCTTCTCTAAACGCTGCTGCACTGGTTGGGGCATGGGTTCTCCTTCTTCCCAGTCAGCCAAATCCATCAATCCTACTTGAGCATTGCTCAACACGGCTGCCAGGGGGGCGCGCAACTCATGGGAAGCATTGGCAGTAAAGCGTTGCAGTTGGGTGCATACGGTTTCGAGTCGCTGGTTGGTTTGGGCTAAATGCACTGCCTGGGCGGCTAATTCCTGTTCCAATTGAACGAACAAATACACAGCTAAGGCAGTCCCCGTTAACCCGATTCCCCCAGCAATCCACAGTACCCACCAGGCAATCTGACGGGAGCGATCTTGATGTTGGCGACGAAGGAGGAGGAGGTTTTCTTCAACTTGGGCAAAGCGGTCGATTTCGGTACGGACGGCATCCATTGCAGTTTTGCTTTGTTGTTGCCAGTCGTACAAGGTAGTAGCAGTAACGATCGCTGCGGTTCTGCCGGGAACATTTTTTAACTCTTGTTGGAAGGCGAGTTGGTAATGAAAAATTGCCAAGGTTTTCAAGACAAGCTTGCGGATAATCTGGATTTGGGCAATCTGTTGGGGATTGTCTTGGATCAGTTGTTCGAGGCGATCGAGGGATTGGGGAATAACAACTTGAGCTTGTTCGTAGGGTTCGAGAAATTCATCGCGTTGGGTAAGTTCGTAACCCCGCAAGCTATTTTCTGCATCCACGAGAGCATTGAGCAGTTGCTTGGCTTCGAGGCGGACAGCTTGGGTGTGTTGCACCCACATTTCGTCCTCAGCAAGACTTAATTTGAGCCAGACTACTGCGCCGAGGGTCGTGAGTAAGCAAACAATCGGAATAGCAATGATCGTCGTTCCTCGGACGCGTACCGGGAGCGATCGCCACTGTTTTTGGGTGTGTTGCCAAACCTGTCGCATCCTTTACTCCCTTGACTTGGTTGATGGTTGCAAACAGTAACCCGTCCCGTAAACAGTAACGATCCACTCATCGAGACCCAAGAAACGCAGCTTCTGCCGCAACCGTTTGATGCGAGCAGCGATCGCATTACTTTCGGGGGGAACATCCCACGTCCACAGGGCTTGTTCGAGTTGACCGTGAGTGAGAATTTGGCGGGGATGGCGCATCAAATATTCCAGAAGTTGAAAATCCCCACTTTTTAACGGTAGCGTTTGCTTGCAGTATTCAA
Encoded proteins:
- a CDS encoding ATP-binding protein, with the translated sequence MRQVWQHTQKQWRSLPVRVRGTTIIAIPIVCLLTTLGAVVWLKLSLAEDEMWVQHTQAVRLEAKQLLNALVDAENSLRGYELTQRDEFLEPYEQAQVVIPQSLDRLEQLIQDNPQQIAQIQIIRKLVLKTLAIFHYQLAFQQELKNVPGRTAAIVTATTLYDWQQQSKTAMDAVRTEIDRFAQVEENLLLLRRQHQDRSRQIAWWVLWIAGGIGLTGTALAVYLFVQLEQELAAQAVHLAQTNQRLETVCTQLQRFTANASHELRAPLAAVLSNAQVGLMDLADWEEGEPMPQPVQQRLEKIVTLTKQMSELVGHLLFLARHEGALAVDEFPVIDIMPLLVQLAADWQSQAEARGLILNCQLPAQAIAIRAEENLLAIAIANLLANACRYTPAPGEITLNVRQDTAQVVIQVTDTGIGIPPEALPNIFERFYRVDSKRTRASGGFGLGLAIVEQIVQAHAGEVMISSCLEKGTTVTIALPSTP